In Chryseobacterium camelliae, one DNA window encodes the following:
- a CDS encoding MarR family winged helix-turn-helix transcriptional regulator: MKIETSILKDTLILLEQFHTDNSAGRYTSDIKGFKNWIAETISSENTADVNAVEAEWEGKSGGRTAESVISTLLVHLNRYAKAYSRSAIAGSGFATQEDFIFLISLKAFGAMTKMELIKKNVHEKPAGILIINRLIKQGWAEQTDSETDRRTKVIRITEQGKEALENQMHKIRKATHIVAGNLNHKEKLDLIRLLDKLDKFHNPIYHENIDPRNLIDTVYRDYPF, encoded by the coding sequence ATGAAAATAGAAACTTCCATTCTAAAAGATACTTTGATCCTCCTTGAACAGTTTCATACTGATAATTCGGCTGGAAGATATACGTCCGATATTAAAGGGTTCAAAAACTGGATTGCTGAAACAATATCCTCTGAAAACACTGCTGATGTAAATGCTGTTGAAGCAGAATGGGAAGGGAAATCCGGAGGCAGGACAGCAGAAAGTGTAATCAGTACACTGCTGGTACATCTTAACAGATATGCCAAGGCTTATTCCAGGTCGGCCATTGCAGGTTCAGGTTTTGCTACACAGGAAGATTTTATTTTCCTGATCAGCCTGAAAGCTTTTGGGGCTATGACCAAAATGGAGCTGATCAAGAAAAATGTGCATGAAAAGCCTGCCGGGATTTTAATCATTAACAGGCTGATCAAGCAGGGCTGGGCAGAGCAGACCGATTCTGAAACAGACCGCAGGACGAAAGTAATCAGGATTACGGAACAGGGCAAGGAAGCATTGGAAAACCAGATGCATAAAATCCGTAAAGCCACGCATATTGTTGCCGGCAACCTGAATCACAAAGAAAAATTGGACCTGATTCGCCTGCTGGATAAACTGGATAAATTTCACAATCCTATTTATCATGAGAATATAGATCCCAGGAACCTTATTGATACCGTCTACAGGGATTATCCCTTTTGA